The Sorangiineae bacterium MSr11954 DNA segment GTGCATGCCCTTGCAGAAGTGCGAGCTGCTCCAAGACGGCCAGCAATGCGGCATCGGCGAGAGCTGCACCATCGTCAACGACGAGGGCGCCGCCAGCTGCGTGCGCGACGGCACGGCGCGCGTCGGTCAGTCCTGCGAGGATACGCACTGCGCGAGCGGGCTTGCGTGCCTCGGGCAAACGGGATCGCGCACCTGCTACCAGCTGTGTCGAAAGAGCAGCAACGACGGCGTCTGCGGCCCCACGGAGAAGTGCAAAGGCACGGCGCCCCTCTTTCAAGATCCGGACATCGGGATCTGCTCGAAGGTGTAAGCGCGGGAGGGGTTCGCGGCAGGGTGTCCGGGACAGGCGAAAATCGTCCTGGGACACCCTCAGAGGTCTGAGCGCAAATGAAAAGCTCAATCCTTTCGCGGGCCCGAGCGCGGTCTGAGCTTGGGCGCGGTGGGCATGCGGCATGCGAAGTCGTGCGGGTCAGGACGGCGCAGGATGAACCAAACCGCAAGCTATGGTCCGCGCGAGCGTGCGCGCGCGATTGGAATCGACTCCTTGGGCGACGCCGATCTGGTGGCGCTCCTCCTCGGTACGGGCACGGTGAACGCCCCCGTGCAAGCCGTCGCCGGGGAGCTGGTCACGTCCTCCGGAGGGCTCCTCGGCCTGGCGCGCGCGGGGGTCGGGGAGCTGGCCGAGCTGCCGGGGCTCGGCTTTGCAAAGGCCGCGCGCATCGCGGCGGCCGTCGAGCTGGGGAAGCGATGCGCCTGGGCCACGCTCGACGCGAGCGGCATGGCGATGAAGGGGAGCGACAGCGTCAGCGCGTGGGCGCGGCCGAGGCTCGCGGGCCTGGAGCACGAGGAGCTCTGGGTGCTCGCGGTCGACGGGCGCAATCATCTGCGGGCCGCGCGCCGGGTGGCGGTCGGAGGGCTCCATGGAATGCACGTATCGGCCCGTGATCCGCTGCGCATCGCGCTTCGGGAGGGCGCCAGCGCCTTCGTCCTCGTGCACAACCACCCCAGCGGCGACCCCACGCCGAGCTTGGAGGATCTCGAGTTCACGCGCGCGGTGCTGGTGGGCGCCGAAGCCATCGGCACGCCGCTCATCGACCATGTGGTGATCGCGCGCGACGGGCACGTATCGCTGCTCGAGCGAGGGATCGTGCCGCTATGAGGCGAGCGCTCAGCCGGAGAAGAGCGCCAGCTGGCGCGGGCGCGTGGGCGGGTGGCAAAGCGAGACATACCCGCAGCGGATCTGTTTGCACCGCGAGAGCGGCACGCGCGGAAACGCTTCGGTATGGCGGGCTTCGACCAAGCGCAGGGCCAAGGCGAGCAGGTGCTTTCGCGTGGCCTCGGGGGCGGCCGGCTCGCGAAAGCGGGGCTCGGAAGGATCACCGCCGAGAAAGACGATGCCCGTACGAACCTGGGTGGCCGATGGAACGAGATCGCGGGCCGCCAGCGCGTAGACGTCGAGCTGAAAGGCGTACGGCTCCACGTGGGTGCTGCGGGCGCGCTTGTAGTCGAGCACGTCCAGACGGCCATCGGGCCAGACGACCATGAGATCGATGGTGCCGCGCAGCACGATGGTGTGCCCGCGGCCATCCTCGAGCGAGAGCGTGAACGGCTCCTCGCGCCGGAGGCTCGCGCCCTCCTCGGCGACCTTGGCCGCGTAGGGACCGCGCACGAAACGGGAGAGCGTTCGCGCCAAGCGCGCATAACGCGGATGGTCGCGCTCCACCCCTTCGCGCCCGAGCAGGCGTTCGATGTCCGCGAGCGACAGGTCGGAGCCAAAGTGCTCCGCGGGGGCGCGCTCGAGGACGCGGTGCAAGAGCGTGCCCTCGGTTCGCGGGTCCACCGGGGAGGCGTAGGCGGGAGCGTCCGTCTCGCGCTCACCGCCGGTGGCCGCGAGCGGCGGAGCCTCGTGCTCGGGGAGGTCCAGCACGTGAACGAGCTGGAAGCGGCGCGGGCAATGGTGAAAATCCTGGAGCGAGGTGGTGGCCATGGTCGCCGTCCGCCACGGCGGGCGCCACGTTTTGTCGCGGGCGGCGAGGGGCGCCTCGTCGCCCGCGGGGTCGGCGCCGCGGTGCAGATCGGCGCTGGGATCGAAGGGGAGCGGCGACGCCGTCGGGATCCGCGGCGGGAGCTCTTCCACCGTGAAGAAGGGCCGCAGGGACTCGTCCGCCGCCAATTCTTGCAGAGTACACGCGATGGAGGCGAGGAAAGCCTCGGACATGTCCTTGGGCGGGCGTCGATCGCCCACGAAGTACATGGCCTCCGAGGCGCGGGTCACGGCCACATAGGCCAGGCGCGCCTTCTCGGCGCGGTCGCGGCGGCGAAGCGTATCTTTGGCGCGCGTGAACGAGGGCGGCTCGAAGCGCGCGCCGCTCTCGTCGGTGAGCCGCACGGAGAGCGTGGCGGCGCCCTCGCCGGACGGGGGCTCCAGGATCATGGCGGAGGACTCGGTGCGCCTCCCGTCGGCGCCGACCTCGGGGACGAAGACGATGGGAAAGTCGAGCCCCTTGCTGGCGTGCACGGTGAGCAGGCGCACGGCGTGGTCGTCGTCGCCGAAGGTGGCGGCCTCCGTCTCGCTGCCCCCGTCGGCCGCCGCGCGCGTCAGCCGGGAGAGCAAGGTGCTCGCGTCGGTCGCGCGATCGGCCATGGCGAGGAGCTTGCGCACATTGGCCACGCGCTGCTCGCCGCGCGGGAGCTGGATGAGCACCTCCTCCAAGTCGAAGGCGCGCACGGCTTCGCGCAGGAGCGGTCCGGGCAAGATGCGGTCGACGTTGCGGCGCAGGCGCGCGACCACCTCGAAGAGCGTGCGCACCCGGGCGCGATCGCCCTCGTCCATGAGCGCGCGGCGCGGGCCGGAGTCCCACGCGCTGGCGCTTTCCATGGAGACCATGCCGCCGCCGGGGCTGGTGAGCGCCAGCAACGTCTCGTCGCGCACGGAGACCCATGGGCCGCGCAGGACCTCGAGCAGCGCGAGCCGATCGCGCGGGCGGACGATGAGCGCCAGCATGGCCATCACGTCGCGCACCTCGCGCGCGGAGAAGAAGCCGCGGCCGGCCACGACATAGGGCACGCCCTCGTGCGCCAGGGCGTAGGCGACCACCTCCAGCATTTCGTTGGTGTGGCAGAGCACCGCCATGCGCCCCAGCTTCGTGACGTCGTCGGCGGCGAGGGCGCGCACGCGGTCGGCGATGGCGAAGGCTTCGACCAGCCGCGGGGTGCGGCCGCGCGGAGAGACGGGGGGCCGGAGCCAATACGTGCGCGGCGCGGGGATCGCGGGCGGCGGGCGCTCGGGGGGCGGGAGGAGATCTTCCGTCTCGGGCACGTAGTTGATCTCGAAGAGCACCTTGCCCGAGGAGACCAAGCGGCGCCGGCTGAACGCGTTGGCGAAGGTGAGCAGTTCGTCCTGCCCGCGGCGATTGTGGCGCAGCGGGACCAGATCGGCCAGCGGCGCGGTGGGCTCGCGAATCTCGGCGTCGATGCCGAGCGCCTTGCGCGCGCGCCAGCCGGCCAAGCCGACGCAGAGCTCCGCGAAGACGGCCACGTCCGCGCCGCGAAAGCCGTAAATGGACTGTTTGCGATCGCCCACCACGAAGAGCCCCGTGGGCCGGAGTCGATCGAGCGGCGGGACGGTGCCCGGCGCGCGCGCCGCGGGATCGTTCTCCCACAAGAGGTGCACCAGCTCGCGCTGCAGCCGCGAGGTGTCTTGGAACTCGTCGACCAAGAGCGCGTCGATCCCCTCGCCCACCTCGCGGGCGATGGAAGGGTGGTCGCGAAGCAGATCCCGCGCCGCGCGCAGGACGTCGCCGAAGCCGAGCGCGCCCGCCCGCCGGCGCGCGCGCTGGATCTCGCGATCGGCGTCCACCAAGAGCTCGCGGGCCGCCCGCGCCCGCGGCGCGAAGCTTTGCCGCATTTCCCAGGCGCGGATCAAGCGGTAGCCGCGCTCCGCGTTGGTCTCGCCCGCCGGGAGCTTCTCGCTGCGAAAGTCGAAGAAGCCCTGGCTGGCCTCGCTCTTGGTCTTGCGGATCGAGCAGAAGTCGCGCACGGCCGCGGCGAGGTTGTCCACGCCGGCCGCCGTCGGCACCTCGCCCATGGCGCGCCGCTCGTTCCAGGCCGCCACCAGGGCGCGCGCCTCGTCGGCCTTCTTTTCGTGCGCGATCAGGTAGTGCGCATGCGAGAGGAGCTCGCCCACCAAGCCGTCGAGCACCTCGGCGTCGCGCGGGTCGATGATCAGGCTCTCCGCGCCGCGCCCATCCTCCTCGAGGCGGGCCAAGGTGCTCCCGATCTCGCGCACCAGCTCGTCGACGCCGCCGCTCGCGCGCACCAGATCGCGCACCGCCTCCGGATCGATCTCCGCGCGCTGCGCGAGGGCGCGGCCGATGGCGTCGCGGGCGCGCTCTTGGGCTTCGTCTTCGCCCTCCATGTCGAAGTCGGGCAAGAGCCCCATCTCGAGCGCGTACGTCCGCACCAAGGTGCCGGCGAAGCTGTGCAAGGTCCCGATCTGCGCGTGCGCGAGCCGCTCCAGCGCGCGCCGGGCCCTCGCCTCCATCTCGGACGCCGACCACGGCGAGGTGTGCGCGGCCTCGCACGCGCCGAGCAGATCGGCGCGGTATTTGGCGTCCGGATCGCGCAGGGCGAGCCGCTCCAGCTCGGTGGAGAGGCGGCTGCGGATCTCGGCGGCGGCCTTGCGCGAGAAGGTGGTGGCGACCACCCGCGACGGATCCACCGGCGGGTGGAGCTGCTCTTTGCGTCCGAGTTCGCTCGCGCCCATCAGCAAATGAACGAGGACGCCCACGAGGCTGTGGGTCTTTCCGGTGCCCGCGCTCGCCGCCAGCACCAGGTTCCTTCGAAACGCGAAGATCACGTTTACCAGCCCCCTCCGCCGCCGCCCGATCGGGCGCCCGGGGAGTCGCTGCGTTGTTCGTCTTCCTCGCTGGCCACGAAGCGGGGCCGCCGGCAGCCGCCGTCGTAGGGGCAGCGATCGCAGACCTTGGGATCGTCGGGCGCCGGGCCCACCGCGCCGTCGCGAACCGCCCGCACCACGGCCAAGGTCCGCGCCACCACGCCCGATGGACCGTCGCCCATGGCCTCCGCCCAGGCGCTCGCGTAGGCCGACGTCGAATAGGTGCGGTCGAGCTGGTGCGTCGGCAGGTACATGCCGTCGGCGTACCTCGCGCCGAGCACTTCGCGCGCGATGAGGGCGTAGAGCGGCACCTGGTAGACCGACTTAGTCACCTCGCGCTGCGCGTCCTTGGCGGTGCGCGCGCCGCGCTTGTAGTCGACGATGCGGATGGCCGTGCCGTCCGGGGATCGATCGACGCGGTCGATGGTGCCGCGGATGGAAATGGCGACGCCGTCCTGCTCGAAGCGCAGCGGAGGCCAGGTGCCCTCGCGGCCATCGCCGAAGGAGCGCTCGGCCAGCTCGAAGTCGTACGACTCGTCGCCCAAGCTGAAGTCGATGACCTTGCGCACGTCGTCGCGCGTCTCTTCGAGCGCCATGCGCCGGAGCGCCGATGCCACCCGCTCGCGCGCGAGCACCCGGTCGGCCGCCTCGAAGGCGAGGGCGCGGATCCCTTCGGCGTCGCGCGGGCGCTCGCGCCAGAGCGGCAAGGTGGCGACGAAGGCCGCCGCCAGGGCCTCGTGCACCAGGGTGCCGCTCTGGCGCGCGTCAGGCACGTCCGACGCTTCTTCCTTCTCGCGCGCGCCGAGCACGTGCCCCGCGAAGCCTTGAAAGGCGCACCGCGCGAAGCGCTCGAGCGACGTGACCGGCAGCGGGCGCGCCGCGCCCCCCGTGTCCTCGGTGATGGCGCGCGCGACGTTCGTGTCCAGCTCGAGGAACCCCGTGAGCGGCCCGCGGTAGTGCGCCGACTTGGTCCCGTGAAAGCTCTCGCGCGCGAGCTCGATCCGAGCGCGCCGCGCGGCGTCCGGGACCACGCTGACGCCGCGCGCGGGATCCCGGGCCAAGAGCCGGAGGCGCGCGTCGCGGGCCGTCAGCGGGCGAGCGCGAAGCGGCGTCACCGGCCAGCTCTTCTCCGCCGCGCCGCCGCGCGCGAGCCAGGCGACCAACGGGGCCGGCGAGAGCGCCGCGCCCTCGGCATCGCTTGTACAATACACAAATACGAGCTTCTTCGCGCCGGCGGCGGCGAGCGCCAGCTGCGCCATGCCGCGCGCGGCGATGGATGCCTGCGGCGCCGGGGAGCGGGCCGGATCGATCTCGCGGAGCCCCGCGACGAACGACTCGAACAGGAGCGCCGGGTGCGCGTTCAGCACCGGCAGGTTGCCTTCGTTGGCCGAGGCGATCACCAGGCACGCGAGCGACTCGTGGGCCAAGTCGGCCACCCGCGCGATACGGAGCGCGCCGATGCGCCGCGCCCCGGGCGGCGGATCGCCCGCCTCCAGCGCGCGCACGAGCTCGTGCCGAAACGCATCCATGCCGATGCTCACGCCGCCGTCGTTCAAGCGGTGCACGGCCGCCTCGTAGCGGTCGAGCGTTTCCATGAGCACCCGCCATGCGTGCGCGTCGCGCGCCAGCGCGTGCAGCTCGGCGCGCGCGAGGCCTGTGGGCACCTCGTCGCGCGCCAGGGTGGCGCGCGCGTCGAAGCCCACCCGCGCCGGGAAGCCGAGCGCGCTCCAGAGCTCGCGCGCCGCGCGAATGTGCTCGAGGCGGGTCTGCGCGCGCGACGCCTTCCAGAGGATCTCGCCGACCCTGCGGGCGAGCGGCCCGAGGGTGTCCGACGGCGCGCGGGCGTCGAACCGTGCCTTCGACGCGCCTGCGCGCGCGGTCGCCTCCAGCTCCTCCACCGGATCGGCGCCCCGGGCCGTGGGGGTCTGCTCGAGCACGGCCGCGAGCCGGAGGAGCTCTTGGCGCGCAGGTATGGGCTCGCCCTCGCCCGTCAGCGAGACGGCATCGACGTACCGCGAGCGGAGGAGCCGCGCCACGTCGTGGCGAGGCAGGCCGCGCGATGCCAGCGCGTGCGCGTCGAGCGCGCGCGCCACGATGGCCGACGCGGTGGGCGCCGGGCCGCGCGGATCGTGCACGGGGATGCCGAGATCGCCTACCGCGCGGCGCAGCGGCTCGAGGGCGTGCTCGTCGAGCTGGGGCAGCGCCACGGCCAGGGACTCGATGGGGGTCCCCGCCGCGAGCTCGCCGTCGATGGCGTCGGCCACCGCGCGCGCTTGCACCTCGACGTCGGCCGCTTGCCGGATGGAGATGCGCTCCGGCTGCGGAACGGGCCCCGAGAGGCGCAGATCGCCGAGCACGGGCTCGATGCGAAACGTCTCCGGCGGCGCATCGAACGCGCGCGCCATGTCATCGAAGAGGATCTCCAGCGGATCGCGATCGCGGGTCGCGTCGAGCGGCGACTCGAAGCTCGGCAGCTCGAGCTTCGCCGACCCGCCTGCGCGCTCAAGGGCCCGATCGAGCGCGCGCCACCACGCGAGATCGGAGGGCTCCCACACCACGATCCAGCGCGCCACCAGGTGCGCGCTCCCCACGAGGTCCACGAGCGCGCTCGGATCGGCCGCCCCCAGCGCCGCGGCGAGGGCGGCGCCCGCCGAGCGACCGTCGACCAACCCCATCGCGCCGAGCGCCCGATCCAGGGCGACCAGCGCCGAGCGGAGCATGCGGGCGCGCCGGCCCAAGGTGCCCCCTTTGGCCTCCATGCGCTCGAGCGCCTGCACTTGGGCATCGCACGCGCGCAAGGCGGCGATGGCTGCGTCGACCGAGTCCACCGTCTTGAGCCACACGTGCGATCCGCCGCGCGCGATGGGCCCGAGCAGCGGATCGTCGGGCGCGACCGCCGCTAGCGCATCGGCGAGCGCCAGGCGGGTCACCTCGGGCGACGCGAGGGTCACGTCCGGGGCGAGGGCCTCCAGCAGCCGGTGTTTCAGCGCGGTCCGTGTTTCGCTCGGCACCCCCTCCCGCGACAACCGCTCGACGTGGCGCTCGGTCGGCACGATGAGGCGCGTCATGGGACGACCCGCAACGGAACCGCGAATACCTCCTTCAGGGCCGGTCGGTCATAAAGGAAGGCATAGGCGGCATACGACGAGAGCACGCTCTTGATGTACCTGCGCGTCTCCTCGTACGGAATGTTCTCCACGAAGAGGTCGAAGTCGGTGACCGTGCGCTTCGCCAGCCAGCGGTTGACGGCGGTCGGGCCCGAGTTGTAGGCCGAGACGGCTAGCATCTTGTTTTGCGCGTACGACGTGCGCAGCTGGGCGAGGAGCTTGGTGCCGAACGCGATGTTCACGTCGGGTCGCTTGAGGGACATTTCATCCCAGGGCAACGTGCTCCCGCGGGCCAGGCCGCGCGCCGTGGGGACCACCAGCTGCATCAGCCCGATGGCGCTGGCGCCGCTGCGGGCGTCGGTCACGAAGGTGGACTCTTCGCGCATGATGCCCCACGTGAGCGAGAGCGGAATGCCATTGGCCTCGCTCTCCTTCTTCACGAGGGCGTCGAACGCCCGCGGATAGGCCGCTTCCCACGCATAGCGCCAGGTCCCCACCGGGTAGTGCGCGAGGTGCTCCGTCAGGCGCGAGCGGCTGAACATGTGCCCGAGATCGGGCGCGCCGCCGCGGTCGTACACGTCGGCGATGATCCATAGAAGCTCGTGATCGGCTTCGTCCCCCAGGAAGCCGGCGCGGGTGAGCTCCTTCTTCGCCGCCTCGGACTCGCCCACCTCGAGCAGGCGCACGGCGCGATCGAACGCAGGGGTGGCCAGCTCCGGATGGTCGCGCGTGATGAAGGGCCCCGTGGGCTCGCGGGCCGAGGCTGCTTCCAAGGTTCGCGCCGCCATGCCTTCGTCGAGGGCCGAGAGCCGCACATAGGCTTGCGTCATGTAGAACGTGAGCGGGAAGTCGTCGATGATCTTGGCGTAGCGGGTCTTCGCGTCCTCCGTGTCGCCCTTCATTTCGGAGACGCGGGCGCGGAAGTACGGGGCGCGCCCCGACGCTATCCACGAGCGCTCCAAGGGGTCGAGCACGATGGCGCGGTCGAGCGGATCCTTGGCGCCGCTCCAGTCGCCGCGGGTCATGCGGTGAAGGGCGACGCGAAAGAGCGCCTCCGTCCGCATGTCGCCCTCGGGGTAATCGTCGGGCAAGCCGAGCAGCATGCTCGTAAAGCGCGACTCGTCGCCCGACTCGCCCAAGAGCAGCCCCGCCAAGAGCCGCGCATCGTCGGCCAGCCGGTGCCTCGGAAATTGCTGCTCCACCTTGCCGAAGCGCTCCACCGCCTCCTGCGTGCGGTTCGCCGAGCGGCTCGACTTTCCGCCTTGGAAGAGCGCATTCACGAGCTGCTCGTCCCCCGTGCACATGCGGATGGCGTCGCCCCACGCGTCGGCCGCGGGCTGCTTGGTGCGCGCGATGGCCTGCGCGCGCAAGGTGCCGAGCTTACACGCCGTGCTGCCCGTCTTGCCCGCGGGCCACGAGGCGATGATGGCGTTGGCCGCCGTGAGCGCCTTCGTGGCCTCGCCGCCGTCGAGCCACCCTTGGACCTGGCGAACCTGATCGGCCTCGGAGAGCCCCTCCCGAAACTGCGGATCGGCCTTGCGCAGGGCCAGGGCCGCGCGCTTCTGCGAGGCTTGGGCGCCGGAGCTCTCGGCGATCTTTGGAATTTCGATCAGCACGCGCGTGCTCAGATCGAGCGCCTCGCGCGGGTTGGCATCGGGGCCGGCCGCGCCATCGAGGATGGCGTTGGCCAAGCGCACCGAGAGCTCGACCCAGCGCGGCGTGTGCCCGTTCTCCGCGAGGATCTCGCGCCAAAGCTTGGCCGCCGCGGGGC contains these protein-coding regions:
- the radC gene encoding DNA repair protein RadC is translated as MNQTASYGPRERARAIGIDSLGDADLVALLLGTGTVNAPVQAVAGELVTSSGGLLGLARAGVGELAELPGLGFAKAARIAAAVELGKRCAWATLDASGMAMKGSDSVSAWARPRLAGLEHEELWVLAVDGRNHLRAARRVAVGGLHGMHVSARDPLRIALREGASAFVLVHNHPSGDPTPSLEDLEFTRAVLVGAEAIGTPLIDHVVIARDGHVSLLERGIVPL
- a CDS encoding UvrD-helicase domain-containing protein, with translation MIFAFRRNLVLAASAGTGKTHSLVGVLVHLLMGASELGRKEQLHPPVDPSRVVATTFSRKAAAEIRSRLSTELERLALRDPDAKYRADLLGACEAAHTSPWSASEMEARARRALERLAHAQIGTLHSFAGTLVRTYALEMGLLPDFDMEGEDEAQERARDAIGRALAQRAEIDPEAVRDLVRASGGVDELVREIGSTLARLEEDGRGAESLIIDPRDAEVLDGLVGELLSHAHYLIAHEKKADEARALVAAWNERRAMGEVPTAAGVDNLAAAVRDFCSIRKTKSEASQGFFDFRSEKLPAGETNAERGYRLIRAWEMRQSFAPRARAARELLVDADREIQRARRRAGALGFGDVLRAARDLLRDHPSIAREVGEGIDALLVDEFQDTSRLQRELVHLLWENDPAARAPGTVPPLDRLRPTGLFVVGDRKQSIYGFRGADVAVFAELCVGLAGWRARKALGIDAEIREPTAPLADLVPLRHNRRGQDELLTFANAFSRRRLVSSGKVLFEINYVPETEDLLPPPERPPPAIPAPRTYWLRPPVSPRGRTPRLVEAFAIADRVRALAADDVTKLGRMAVLCHTNEMLEVVAYALAHEGVPYVVAGRGFFSAREVRDVMAMLALIVRPRDRLALLEVLRGPWVSVRDETLLALTSPGGGMVSMESASAWDSGPRRALMDEGDRARVRTLFEVVARLRRNVDRILPGPLLREAVRAFDLEEVLIQLPRGEQRVANVRKLLAMADRATDASTLLSRLTRAAADGGSETEAATFGDDDHAVRLLTVHASKGLDFPIVFVPEVGADGRRTESSAMILEPPSGEGAATLSVRLTDESGARFEPPSFTRAKDTLRRRDRAEKARLAYVAVTRASEAMYFVGDRRPPKDMSEAFLASIACTLQELAADESLRPFFTVEELPPRIPTASPLPFDPSADLHRGADPAGDEAPLAARDKTWRPPWRTATMATTSLQDFHHCPRRFQLVHVLDLPEHEAPPLAATGGERETDAPAYASPVDPRTEGTLLHRVLERAPAEHFGSDLSLADIERLLGREGVERDHPRYARLARTLSRFVRGPYAAKVAEEGASLRREEPFTLSLEDGRGHTIVLRGTIDLMVVWPDGRLDVLDYKRARSTHVEPYAFQLDVYALAARDLVPSATQVRTGIVFLGGDPSEPRFREPAAPEATRKHLLALALRLVEARHTEAFPRVPLSRCKQIRCGYVSLCHPPTRPRQLALFSG
- a CDS encoding PD-(D/E)XK nuclease family protein; amino-acid sequence: MTRLIVPTERHVERLSREGVPSETRTALKHRLLEALAPDVTLASPEVTRLALADALAAVAPDDPLLGPIARGGSHVWLKTVDSVDAAIAALRACDAQVQALERMEAKGGTLGRRARMLRSALVALDRALGAMGLVDGRSAGAALAAALGAADPSALVDLVGSAHLVARWIVVWEPSDLAWWRALDRALERAGGSAKLELPSFESPLDATRDRDPLEILFDDMARAFDAPPETFRIEPVLGDLRLSGPVPQPERISIRQAADVEVQARAVADAIDGELAAGTPIESLAVALPQLDEHALEPLRRAVGDLGIPVHDPRGPAPTASAIVARALDAHALASRGLPRHDVARLLRSRYVDAVSLTGEGEPIPARQELLRLAAVLEQTPTARGADPVEELEATARAGASKARFDARAPSDTLGPLARRVGEILWKASRAQTRLEHIRAARELWSALGFPARVGFDARATLARDEVPTGLARAELHALARDAHAWRVLMETLDRYEAAVHRLNDGGVSIGMDAFRHELVRALEAGDPPPGARRIGALRIARVADLAHESLACLVIASANEGNLPVLNAHPALLFESFVAGLREIDPARSPAPQASIAARGMAQLALAAAGAKKLVFVYCTSDAEGAALSPAPLVAWLARGGAAEKSWPVTPLRARPLTARDARLRLLARDPARGVSVVPDAARRARIELARESFHGTKSAHYRGPLTGFLELDTNVARAITEDTGGAARPLPVTSLERFARCAFQGFAGHVLGAREKEEASDVPDARQSGTLVHEALAAAFVATLPLWRERPRDAEGIRALAFEAADRVLARERVASALRRMALEETRDDVRKVIDFSLGDESYDFELAERSFGDGREGTWPPLRFEQDGVAISIRGTIDRVDRSPDGTAIRIVDYKRGARTAKDAQREVTKSVYQVPLYALIAREVLGARYADGMYLPTHQLDRTYSTSAYASAWAEAMGDGPSGVVARTLAVVRAVRDGAVGPAPDDPKVCDRCPYDGGCRRPRFVASEEDEQRSDSPGARSGGGGGGW
- a CDS encoding lytic transglycosylase domain-containing protein, coding for MKRERSRVGGGVPGRAGVLLGIAALVAAVGCRPSGREPEPLARGGEVKASAPKIPPPAVRSTREPPKVESVYDDPRLAGVRDLERAKDYANAARQVDEARRAYPAEIASICGWSYVSGRLHVLAGEQPEAVNAFDAVKDECPLAPYARLRAGQALGKTARWEEAFQHAHAVPTTLPAYDEAKIVLADALSARGERPAAAKLWREILAENGHTPRWVELSVRLANAILDGAAGPDANPREALDLSTRVLIEIPKIAESSGAQASQKRAALALRKADPQFREGLSEADQVRQVQGWLDGGEATKALTAANAIIASWPAGKTGSTACKLGTLRAQAIARTKQPAADAWGDAIRMCTGDEQLVNALFQGGKSSRSANRTQEAVERFGKVEQQFPRHRLADDARLLAGLLLGESGDESRFTSMLLGLPDDYPEGDMRTEALFRVALHRMTRGDWSGAKDPLDRAIVLDPLERSWIASGRAPYFRARVSEMKGDTEDAKTRYAKIIDDFPLTFYMTQAYVRLSALDEGMAARTLEAASAREPTGPFITRDHPELATPAFDRAVRLLEVGESEAAKKELTRAGFLGDEADHELLWIIADVYDRGGAPDLGHMFSRSRLTEHLAHYPVGTWRYAWEAAYPRAFDALVKKESEANGIPLSLTWGIMREESTFVTDARSGASAIGLMQLVVPTARGLARGSTLPWDEMSLKRPDVNIAFGTKLLAQLRTSYAQNKMLAVSAYNSGPTAVNRWLAKRTVTDFDLFVENIPYEETRRYIKSVLSSYAAYAFLYDRPALKEVFAVPLRVVP